In a single window of the Elaeis guineensis isolate ETL-2024a chromosome 8, EG11, whole genome shotgun sequence genome:
- the LOC105050791 gene encoding beta-1,3-galactosyltransferase pvg3-like — MTFEGHHFGLPPPAMGRSYPKPFPSIISLILIPLALLALIYLFLYPKDLELQYSLVVTTCGPSLPPSSSNFIGPVTPKPDFRLLIGILTRADLYERRHLLRLVYSLQPRLATAHIDIRFVFCNLTKEDQRVIVALEILRYDDIIILNCTENMDNGKTYTYFSSLPELFNGTDAAGDDRPYDYVMKTDDDTYLILDNLAVSLKNKSREDMYYGFVLPCVSMDPFHDYMSGMGYILSWDLIEWISTSEMVRNRTVGPEDRLTAEWLRDGNKAKNRYTAKPAMYDHPDSQPRSFCRHEFVPHTILVHKVKNNLNWARTLKYFNATDGLKPSKFYHIS; from the exons ATgacgtttgaag GCCACCATTTTGGCCTCCCACCACCAGCCATGGGGCGCTCCTACCCCAAACCGTTCCCTTCCATCATTTCCCTGATCCTCATCCCCCTAGCCCTGCTAGCTCTTATCTACCTCTTCCTCTACCCCAAGGATTTGGAGCTCCAATATTCCCTTGTGGTGACCACCTGCGGCCCCTCTTTACCTCCCTCCTCTTCCAATTTCATCGGCCCTGTCACCCCGAAGCCCGACTTCCGTCTCCTCATCGGCATCCTCACCCGCGCCGACCTCTACGAGCGCCGCCACCTTCTTCGCCTTGTCTACTCCCTCCAGCCCAGACTCGCCACCGCTCACATCGACATCCGCTTCGTCTTCTGCAACCTCACCAAGGAGGACCAGCGAGTCATCGTCGCCCTCGAGATCTTGCGCTATGACGACATCATCATCCTCAACTGCACCGAGAACATGGACAACGGCAAGACCTACACCTACTTCTCCAGCCTCCCGGAACTCTTCAACGGAACCGATGCCGCGGGTGATGACCGGCCTTACGACTACGTCATGAAGACCGACGACGACACCTACCTAATACTCGATAACTTGGCGGTGTCATTGAAGAACAAGTCGAGGGAGGATATGTATTACGGGTTTGTGCTCCCTTGCGTCAGTATGGATCCATTCCACGACTACATGTCAGGGATGGGGTATATATTGTCGTGGGACTTGATCGAGTGGATCTCGACGTCGGAGATGGTGCGGAATCGTACGGTCGGGCCGGAGGACAGGTTGACGGCGGAGTGGCTGAGAGATGGGAACAAAGCGAAGAACAGGTATACGGCCAAGCCGGCGATGTACGACCACCCGGACTCGCAGCCCCGCAGCTTCTGCCGGCACGAGTTTGTGCCGCACACCATTCTGGTGCACAAGGTGAAGAATAACTTGAATTGGGCCAGGACGCTCAAGTACTTTAATGCTACTGATGGGTTGAAGCCTTCCAAGTTCTATCATATTTCTTGa